A region of Vigna radiata var. radiata cultivar VC1973A unplaced genomic scaffold, Vradiata_ver6 scaffold_374, whole genome shotgun sequence DNA encodes the following proteins:
- the LOC106780183 gene encoding uncharacterized protein LOC106780183 isoform X1, whose amino-acid sequence MIQKVSQIVFFIIAVLILVAQSSAALHGSKNSIMKVHPVPRKRNISIQFGVDGGNPMSEAQALLGIAGKKLRRLPHVFSCVLELPFRSDADVVVEEDPDCFRFVAETDGIVDVRAHTVEIHPGVTKIVVRDGGSVELSLDQLELDMWRFRLPESTRPELASAVFVDGELIVTVPKGHGEEDGDGDRGCLAGLFFFSWKGSHCNV is encoded by the exons ATGATACAAAAGGTGTCTCAGatcgtcttcttcatcatcgCGGTATTAATTTTGGTGGCGCAATCCTCTGCGGCGTTACACGGTAGCAAAAACAGCATCATGAAGGTTCATCCTGTTCCGCGAAAACGCAACATCTCAATCCAGTTCGGCGTAGACGGAGGGAACCCCATGTCAGAGGCGCAGGCGCTGTTGGGGATCGCCGGCAAGAAGCTCCGGAGACTCCCGCACGTCTTCAGCTGCGTCCTGGAGCTCCCGTTCCGCTCCGACGCCGAcgtggtggtggaggaggacCCTGACTGCTTCCGCTTCGTGGCGGAGACCGACGGTATCGTCGACGTGAGGGCGCACACGGTGGAAATCCACCCTGGCGTGACGAAAATCGTGGTGAGGGACGGAGGCTCGGTGGAGCTCTCGCTCGACCAGCTCGAACTCGATATGTGGAGGTTCCGGTTACCGGAATCGACGCGGCCGGAGCTCGCGAGCGCGGTGTTCGTCGACGGTGAGCTCATCGTGACGGTGCCGAAGGGGCACGGAGAGGAAGATGGGGATGGTGATAGAG GATGTTTGGCAgggcttttctttttctcatggaAGGGATCTCATTGTAATGTATAG
- the LOC106780183 gene encoding uncharacterized protein LOC106780183 isoform X3 produces the protein MIQKVSQIVFFIIAVLILVAQSSAALHGSKNSIMKVHPVPRKRNISIQFGVDGGNPMSEAQALLGIAGKKLRRLPHVFSCVLELPFRSDADVVVEEDPDCFRFVAETDGIVDVRAHTVEIHPGVTKIVVRDGGSVELSLDQLELDMWRFRLPESTRPELASAVFVDGELIVTVPKGHGEEDGDGDRGMGRGRLVLVQ, from the coding sequence ATGATACAAAAGGTGTCTCAGatcgtcttcttcatcatcgCGGTATTAATTTTGGTGGCGCAATCCTCTGCGGCGTTACACGGTAGCAAAAACAGCATCATGAAGGTTCATCCTGTTCCGCGAAAACGCAACATCTCAATCCAGTTCGGCGTAGACGGAGGGAACCCCATGTCAGAGGCGCAGGCGCTGTTGGGGATCGCCGGCAAGAAGCTCCGGAGACTCCCGCACGTCTTCAGCTGCGTCCTGGAGCTCCCGTTCCGCTCCGACGCCGAcgtggtggtggaggaggacCCTGACTGCTTCCGCTTCGTGGCGGAGACCGACGGTATCGTCGACGTGAGGGCGCACACGGTGGAAATCCACCCTGGCGTGACGAAAATCGTGGTGAGGGACGGAGGCTCGGTGGAGCTCTCGCTCGACCAGCTCGAACTCGATATGTGGAGGTTCCGGTTACCGGAATCGACGCGGCCGGAGCTCGCGAGCGCGGTGTTCGTCGACGGTGAGCTCATCGTGACGGTGCCGAAGGGGCACGGAGAGGAAGATGGGGATGGTGATAGAGGTATGGGTCGTGGTAGACTTGTGCTTGTACAGTAA
- the LOC106780187 gene encoding uncharacterized protein LOC106780187, producing the protein MGTLFVQSKSKSSTWEEDNRDSSCYFPGCKKDANCNCEMCLASINATLDLMPTSVHKSTLTKLSKSNKNNNKVLCTPISFDASVVSTPRSSSFQLSSSTPLSKSSSTSDSIHEMEKQSMKQQTSSFSFLRLLLFFGFLLSADLVFSSVVSGVFKSALSPYVIKRFGEKCSRVNDLNGKLRFLHKELASVVVGQVSNCSFTDASSWKIIQDGLLLNSRCTMYKSLTEEVTIWGWPLQTAGLLTNGFSTRTFTLLSGRVTQWNDGQGGYLILKGNTSWMQPKWDASAVQLDSNTWVLEYQRSSIIDGTRLYSVALEFLKFRISRIVGRLKKDFWLSVVFEDTHYNGFTPDKEAQIPT; encoded by the exons ATGGGAACCCTCTTTGtgcaatcaaaatcaaaatccagCACATGGGAAGAAGACAACCGTGACAGCAGCTGCTACTTTCCTGGTTGTAAGAAAGATGCCAATTGCAATTGCGAAATGTGTTTGGCCAGCATCAATGCCACCCTCGATCTCATGCCCACCAGCGTCCATAAAAGCACCCTCACCAAGCTCTCTAAatccaacaaaaacaacaacaaagttcTCTGTACCCCTATCTCCTTCGATGCCTCCGTTGTGTCCACTCCCCGATCCAGTTCTTTTCAGCTCTCATCATCCACTCCTCTCTCCAAATCAAGTTCCACATCAGACTCCATTCACGAAATGGAGAAGCAGAGCATGAAACAGCAAACCTCTTCTTTCAGTTTCTTGAGGTTGCTTCTCTTTTTTGGATTCCTTTTATCTGCGGACCTTGTTTTCTCCTCTGTGGTTTCTGGGGTTTTCAAGTCTGCTCTGTCGCCGTATGTGATAAAAAGGTTCGGTGAGAAATGTAGTCGAGTGAATGATTTGAATGGAAAGCTGAGGTTTTTGCACAAAGAGTTGGCAAGCGTGGTTGTTGGACAAGTTTCAAATTGCAGTTTTACCGATGCCTCATCTTGGAAAATCATCCAG GATGGTCTGCTATTGAATTCAAGGTGTACAATGTACAAATCTCTTACAGAAGAGGTAACAATCTGGGGATGGCCTTTGCAAACAGCAGGATTACTCACAAACGGGTTCTCTACTCGAACATTCACTCTCTTATCAGGAAGAGTCACCCAG TGGAATGATGGACAGGGAGGCTATTTGATTCTGAAGGGAAATACTTCATGGATGCAACCAAAATGGGATGCTTCAGCAGTGCAATTAGACTCCAATACTTGGGTTCTTGAATATCAAAGGAGCTCTATTATCGATGGTACAAGGTTGTACTCTGTAGCATTGGAGTTCCTCAAATTTAGGATTTCAAGGATTGTCGGCAGATTGAAGAAAGATTTCTGGCTTTCTGTAGTATTTGAAGATACCCATTATAATGGATTCACTCCAGACAAAGAGGCTCAAATCCCAACTTGA
- the LOC106780183 gene encoding uncharacterized protein LOC106780183 isoform X2, which translates to MIQKVSQIVFFIIAVLILVAQSSAALHGSKNSIMKVHPVPRKRNISIQFGVDGGNPMSEAQALLGIAGKKLRRLPHVFSCVLELPFRSDADVVVEEDPDCFRFVAETDGIVDVRAHTVEIHPGVTKIVVRDGGSVELSLDQLELDMWRFRLPESTRPELASAVFVDGELIVTVPKGHGEEDGDGDRAVALETCSLGIGADL; encoded by the exons ATGATACAAAAGGTGTCTCAGatcgtcttcttcatcatcgCGGTATTAATTTTGGTGGCGCAATCCTCTGCGGCGTTACACGGTAGCAAAAACAGCATCATGAAGGTTCATCCTGTTCCGCGAAAACGCAACATCTCAATCCAGTTCGGCGTAGACGGAGGGAACCCCATGTCAGAGGCGCAGGCGCTGTTGGGGATCGCCGGCAAGAAGCTCCGGAGACTCCCGCACGTCTTCAGCTGCGTCCTGGAGCTCCCGTTCCGCTCCGACGCCGAcgtggtggtggaggaggacCCTGACTGCTTCCGCTTCGTGGCGGAGACCGACGGTATCGTCGACGTGAGGGCGCACACGGTGGAAATCCACCCTGGCGTGACGAAAATCGTGGTGAGGGACGGAGGCTCGGTGGAGCTCTCGCTCGACCAGCTCGAACTCGATATGTGGAGGTTCCGGTTACCGGAATCGACGCGGCCGGAGCTCGCGAGCGCGGTGTTCGTCGACGGTGAGCTCATCGTGACGGTGCCGAAGGGGCACGGAGAGGAAGATGGGGATGGTGATAGAG CGGTGGCATTAGAGACATGTTCTTTGGGAATAGGTGCAGATTTGTAA
- the LOC106780183 gene encoding uncharacterized protein LOC106780183 isoform X4: MIQKVSQIVFFIIAVLILVAQSSAALHGSKNSIMKVHPVPRKRNISIQFGVDGGNPMSEAQALLGIAGKKLRRLPHVFSCVLELPFRSDADVVVEEDPDCFRFVAETDGIVDVRAHTVEIHPGVTKIVVRDGGSVELSLDQLELDMWRFRLPESTRPELASAVFVDGELIVTVPKGHGEEDGDGDRGADL; encoded by the exons ATGATACAAAAGGTGTCTCAGatcgtcttcttcatcatcgCGGTATTAATTTTGGTGGCGCAATCCTCTGCGGCGTTACACGGTAGCAAAAACAGCATCATGAAGGTTCATCCTGTTCCGCGAAAACGCAACATCTCAATCCAGTTCGGCGTAGACGGAGGGAACCCCATGTCAGAGGCGCAGGCGCTGTTGGGGATCGCCGGCAAGAAGCTCCGGAGACTCCCGCACGTCTTCAGCTGCGTCCTGGAGCTCCCGTTCCGCTCCGACGCCGAcgtggtggtggaggaggacCCTGACTGCTTCCGCTTCGTGGCGGAGACCGACGGTATCGTCGACGTGAGGGCGCACACGGTGGAAATCCACCCTGGCGTGACGAAAATCGTGGTGAGGGACGGAGGCTCGGTGGAGCTCTCGCTCGACCAGCTCGAACTCGATATGTGGAGGTTCCGGTTACCGGAATCGACGCGGCCGGAGCTCGCGAGCGCGGTGTTCGTCGACGGTGAGCTCATCGTGACGGTGCCGAAGGGGCACGGAGAGGAAGATGGGGATGGTGATAGAG GTGCAGATTTGTAA
- the LOC106780183 gene encoding uncharacterized protein LOC106780183 isoform X5, which produces MIQKVSQIVFFIIAVLILVAQSSAALHGSKNSIMKVHPVPRKRNISIQFGVDGGNPMSEAQALLGIAGKKLRRLPHVFSCVLELPFRSDADVVVEEDPDCFRFVAETDGIVDVRAHTVEIHPGVTKIVVRDGGSVELSLDQLELDMWRFRLPESTRPELASAVFVDGELIVTVPKGHGEEDGDGDRG; this is translated from the exons ATGATACAAAAGGTGTCTCAGatcgtcttcttcatcatcgCGGTATTAATTTTGGTGGCGCAATCCTCTGCGGCGTTACACGGTAGCAAAAACAGCATCATGAAGGTTCATCCTGTTCCGCGAAAACGCAACATCTCAATCCAGTTCGGCGTAGACGGAGGGAACCCCATGTCAGAGGCGCAGGCGCTGTTGGGGATCGCCGGCAAGAAGCTCCGGAGACTCCCGCACGTCTTCAGCTGCGTCCTGGAGCTCCCGTTCCGCTCCGACGCCGAcgtggtggtggaggaggacCCTGACTGCTTCCGCTTCGTGGCGGAGACCGACGGTATCGTCGACGTGAGGGCGCACACGGTGGAAATCCACCCTGGCGTGACGAAAATCGTGGTGAGGGACGGAGGCTCGGTGGAGCTCTCGCTCGACCAGCTCGAACTCGATATGTGGAGGTTCCGGTTACCGGAATCGACGCGGCCGGAGCTCGCGAGCGCGGTGTTCGTCGACGGTGAGCTCATCGTGACGGTGCCGAAGGGGCACGGAGAGGAAGATGGGGATGGTGATAGAG GATAA